Sequence from the Capsicum annuum cultivar UCD-10X-F1 unplaced genomic scaffold, UCD10Xv1.1 ctg794, whole genome shotgun sequence genome:
AAGGCAAACAAGTATCAGAGGAATCATTGGTTCATGATTTTTCAAGTTCAACAAACGATATTCTGAATGTTAAGAGCAATATGGTTGGACGTGTGCTTGGGTTGAGTTACAATCACTTGACAAGCGATCTAAAAGCATGTCTTCTGCATTTTGGCATTTTTCCAGAAGACAGTGAGATTCCTGTGAAGAATTTGATGAGATCATGGATGGCTGAGGGGTTCCTGAAGTTGGAAAATGATTTGGAAGGAGAGGCTGAGAAGTGTTTGCAAGAGCTTGTCGATAGATGTCTCGTCCTCGTCTGCAAGAAAAGTCTAGATGGAACAAAAATTAGATCATGTAAGGTTCATGATCTAATACAGGACATGTGTGTGAGAGAAATTCAAAGGGGAAACGTTTGTTGAAAATTCCAATCTATTTGTATTTCAACTGTTATTCCTTATAAATTACGCAAAGTCTTGGACTTGAGTGATGTGAGGATTGATGTTTTCCCTGTAGAGATACTAAGCCTCATCTGGTTGAGGTACATATCATTGTTCATCGATAGGAAGTTAGACATGCCTCCAGAAATTTGTAGGTTATGGAATCAGCAGACATTCATTGTTCAAGGGACTAGTGGAACTTTTCCCAAGGAAATTTGGGGACTAATGCAATTAAGGCATCTCAAACTGCCCCAATTTTATCTGCCAAATCCCCCAAACGTATCTGCTGACAAAGGGAGTCACATGGGTTTTTCAAACATACAAACTATTTCTTACTTGTATCCACGTTGTTGCACGAAGGAGGTTATAAAGAATTAGGAATCTGTGGATGTGAGACAGACTCTAAGAGTATTTGGGATTCTGGGCTTCCCCACCATCTTGTCCATCTGCAGCAACTTGAAACATTGAGTTTTATACATTGCTTTGAGCTTTTTCCAGAAAGTGCAAAAGCTTTTCCAGCAACGCTCAAGAAGCTGAAGCTGGAAAGAACTTTTCTACGTTGGTCGTACATGGACATCATAGCTGAATTGCCTAACCTTGAGGTGCTGAAGCTGATGGATTATGCTTGTCGTGGAGAAGAATGGCATCCAAATTTTGCGGGATTTACTCTATTGAAGGTtttgttaattgaaaaaaattatctcaagTACTGGAAAGCCACAAATGACAATTTTCCTGTTCTTGAGCGTCTCGTGATTAATTGTTGCTATAAATTGGAAGAGATACCCATTGAGTTTGCAGATATCCACTCACTACAACTGATTGTGTTAGATCAGTGTCCTCCCGCACTTGGGGAATC
This genomic interval carries:
- the LOC124895041 gene encoding putative disease resistance RPP13-like protein 3 (The sequence of the model RefSeq protein was modified relative to this genomic sequence to represent the inferred CDS: added 296 bases not found in genome assembly); its protein translation is MVRNARQALVRVVTLSVLMSFMDQDESWSLFKSAAFSSEALPYEFETVGKQIADECHGLPLTIVVVAGLLKSKRAIEDWESVAKDVKSFVTNDPDEQCSRVLGLSYNHLTSDLKACLLHFGIFPEDSEIPVKNLMRSWMAEGFLKLENDLEGEAEKCLQELVDRCLVLVCKKSLDGTKIRSCKVHDLIQDMCVREIQRGNVC